Proteins from a single region of Bos indicus isolate NIAB-ARS_2022 breed Sahiwal x Tharparkar chromosome 6, NIAB-ARS_B.indTharparkar_mat_pri_1.0, whole genome shotgun sequence:
- the MRPS18C gene encoding small ribosomal subunit protein bS18m isoform X1 translates to MAAVLGLCGGLGKRKFTRFPTAFVCLTNSGTRAVLWRSCSQCKQVTSSEDLPIPMENPYKEPLKKCILCEKRVDYKNVQLLSQFISPFTGCIYGRHITGLCGKKQREITKAIKRAQILGFMPVTYKDPAYLKDPKVCNIRYRE, encoded by the exons ATGGctgctgtgctaggtctttgcgGTGGGCTGGGGAAGAGAAAGTTTACGCGTTTCCCAACGGCTTTTGTCTGCCTCACAAATTCCGGGACTCGTGCAG TGCTGTGGAGAAGTTGTTCACAATGTAAACAGGTAACCAGCAGTGAGGACCTG CCTATTCCAATGGAAAATCCTTACAAGGAGCCTCTGAAAAAATGTATCTTGTGTGAAAAACGTGTAGATTATAAGAATGTACAG CTTTTATCCcagtttatttctccatttactGGATGCATTTATGGAAGGCACATAACag gtCTTTGTgggaagaaacaaagagaaatcacAAAAGCAATTAAGAGAGCTCAAATATTGG GGTTTATGCCAGTTACATACAAGGATCCTGCCTATCTCAAAGACCCTAAAGTTTGTAACATCAGATATAGGGAGTAA
- the MRPS18C gene encoding small ribosomal subunit protein bS18m isoform X2: MAAVLGLCGGLGKRKFTRFPTAFVCLTNSGTRAVLWRSCSQCKQVTSSEDLPIPMENPYKEPLKKCILCEKRVDYKNVQLLSQFISPFTGCIYGRHITGLCGKKQREITKAIKRAQILG, encoded by the exons ATGGctgctgtgctaggtctttgcgGTGGGCTGGGGAAGAGAAAGTTTACGCGTTTCCCAACGGCTTTTGTCTGCCTCACAAATTCCGGGACTCGTGCAG TGCTGTGGAGAAGTTGTTCACAATGTAAACAGGTAACCAGCAGTGAGGACCTG CCTATTCCAATGGAAAATCCTTACAAGGAGCCTCTGAAAAAATGTATCTTGTGTGAAAAACGTGTAGATTATAAGAATGTACAG CTTTTATCCcagtttatttctccatttactGGATGCATTTATGGAAGGCACATAACag gtCTTTGTgggaagaaacaaagagaaatcacAAAAGCAATTAAGAGAGCTCAAATATTGG